One region of Acropora muricata isolate sample 2 chromosome 13, ASM3666990v1, whole genome shotgun sequence genomic DNA includes:
- the LOC136895615 gene encoding volume-regulated anion channel subunit LRRC8C-like, protein MTDTPKTGSFKTSKFVITWWDLVDHYLLATMLAISLASLALQTAQDRLICIPAVDCANDSALCNRSSSAAVHLFKMPDRRSYDYIDNECYSKMDYFSKYYSFILLVETVIFLAISNFWQKYPNSSNALARCEHLVSEFNKGEILMKATADDLVDRLKVFSTGYDKSMPWGGVTNQYRLRGVLGVIFATACLPFNVTNYILRDGWTQCKLKEIDYDTELKDSFFQCSRTLAFYFDLSAILFLVFISGHLLLASGSFFWACCCLGSKPSFKRTLWTVNSETGRVIDYSNDAAFLLHLLENTGCSFVDTVMKEKERAAETPSAEEAQMVEDEAV, encoded by the coding sequence ATGACAGACACTCCGAAAACGGGAAGTTTCAAAACTTCGAAATTTGTGATAACCTGGTGGGATCTTGTCGATCATTACCTCTTGGCGACTATGTTGGCTATTTCGCTGGCATCACTTGCTCTACAGACCGCCCAAGACCGTCTGATCTGTATCCCCGCTGTTGATTGCGCAAATGACTCAGCTCTTTGCAATCGGTCTTCTTCGGCTGCGGTCCATCTATTCAAGATGCCTGACCGAAGGAGTTACGACTACATTGACAACGAATGTTACTCGAAGATGGATTATTTTTCAAAGTATTATTCGTTTATTCTCCTTGTCGAGACGGTaattttccttgccatttccAATTTCTGGCAAAAGTATCCAAATAGTTCAAACGCCCTCGCTCGTTGTGAACACTTAGTCTCAGAATTTAACAAAGGGGAAATTTTGATGAAGGCCACTGCAGATGATCTTGTTGATAGATTAAAAGTATTCTCGACTGGTTACGACAAAAGTATGCCTTGGGGCGGTGTAACAAACCAGTACAGACTACGAGGAGTGTTAGGGGTCATTTTTGCAACAGCTTGCTTACCTTTCAATGTTACTAACTATATTCTCAGGGACGGGTGGACTCAGTGTAAACTAAAGGAAATAGACTATGACACAGAGCTCAAGGACAGTTTTTTTCAATGTTCTAGAACCCTAGCATTTTACTTTGatttaagtgcaattttatttttggtttttatttctGGGCACTTACTTTTGGCTTCCGGATCGTTTTTTTGGGCTTGCTGTTGTTTGGGAAGTAAACCAAGTTTCAAAAGAACCTTATGGACAGTCAATAGCGAAACAGGAAGAGTCATTGACTATAGCAACGATGCGGCATTTTTGCTTCACTTGCTAGAGAATACAGGTTGTTCTTTTGTCGATACCGTCATGAAAGAAAAGGAGAGGGCAGCAGAAACGCCAAGCGCGGAAGAAGCGCAAATGGTAGAAGATGAAGCTGTGTAA
- the LOC136895614 gene encoding uncharacterized protein, with protein MPHSFGKCTLLTIEGIGNLVSYLQISCLQIGVVPFEIKGVFVRNNEPDLHNVNESQKIGCLPFNNKRNQMQPIKRKLKSSTETPEEKEKQLIVRREYEERRRVNESEESKEKRLAQQCLKRKKKRANESSESRKKRLATQSQYQRQKIANESAECREERLLNQRQYQKEKLANESADHRQERLAKQRQYQKEKNLYNSTITDEIRKFHANISRGPEYICSCCNQLWYKHSVITAEKLRLSNSTAGKYLLSKTSVDGIEWICQSCYKYLKKDKIPPCAAKNGMSFPAKPDFFYLNELECRMLAPRLAFEKLLQAPQGNQFKIKGNVVNVPAEVNNTVNMLPQLPQESGTIKVQLKRRLEYKSSALSLNVRPNKIFQAANWLATNSTLYRELDDWTKDDAEIPVGVTDTMLTATDFLEDNERAQVYNIAPGEGSVPLSIFRDKCSEELAYPGIFVSQKRPENHDRLVDVHYSDICKSELRQSDRRAAMCIENIFLKTKKLQMKILLGKSQIALRKCKGNNRNLMAGHLKQEGALERLVHLDEGYKFLRALRGSPPYFERAKKDIFAMIRQLGPATLFCSFSSAETKWIHLLRILVKLVDAKEYSDSELENLNWEEKSRLIQSDPVTCARAF; from the coding sequence ATGCCCCACTCATTTGGGAAATGTACTTTGCTGACCATTGAAGGAATTGGAAACCTTgtatcatatttgcaaatttcctgCTTACAAATAGGGGtcgttccttttgaaattaaaggagtctttgtcagaaataatgaacctgatttgcataatgttAATGAGAGTCAAAAAATTGGATGTTTGcctttcaacaataaaagaaaccaaatgCAGCCTATAAAAAGGAAGTTGAAGTCTTCAACTGAAACaccagaagaaaaagagaaacaattAATTGTTAGACGAGAATATGAGGAAAGAAGGagggtaaatgaaagtgaggaatCTAAGGAAAAGAGGCTGGCCCAGCAgtgcctgaaaaggaaaaagaaacgtgCAAATGAATCTTCTGAATCAAGAAAAAAGAGGCTCGCAACCCAGTCTCAgtatcaaagacaaaaaattgcaaatgaatcagcagaatgtagagaagagagactgttaaaccaacgtcaatatcagaaagaaaaacttgcaaatgaATCTGCAGACCATAGACAAGAGAGACTAGCAAAACAgcgtcaatatcagaaagagaaaaatctttacaactcaaccattactgatgaaatcagaaaatttcaTGCTAATATCTCTAGAGGTCCAGAGtacatttgttcttgttgtaacCAGTTGTGGTATAAACACAGTGTTATCACTGCTGAAAAACTTAGACTTTCCAACTCTACAGCAGGAAAATATTTACTAAGTAAAACAAGTGTTGATGGTATTGAGTGGATCTGTCAGTCTTGTTataaatatttgaagaaagacaaaataccACCCTGTGCAGCTAAGAATGGGATGTCCTTTCCAGCAAAGCCagactttttttatttgaatgaGTTAGAGTGCAGAATGTTGGCACCTAGGTTGGCTTTTGAAAAGCTTCTGCAAGCTCCCCAAGgaaatcagttcaaaataaaaggaaatgtggtaaATGTCCCAGCAGAAGTAAACAATACTGTCAACATGTTACCACAGTTGCCACAAGAAAGTGGAACAATCAAAGTTCAATTAAAAAGACGATTAGAATATAAGAGTTCTGCCTTGTCTTTGAATGTTAGAcctaataaaatttttcaggcaGCAAACTGGCTAGCTACCAACAGTACCCTTTATAGAGAACTTGATGATTGGACTAAAGATGATGCAGAAATACCTGTGGGAGTAACTGATACTATGTTAACTGCTACCGACTTTCTTGAGGACAATGAGCGAGCCCAGGTTTACAACATAGCACCTGGGGAAGGAAGTGTACCTTTGAGTATATTTAGAGATAAATGTTCTGAAGAGTTAGCTTATCCAGGGATATTTGTCAGTCAAAAAAGGCCAGAGAATCATGATAGGCTAGTTGATGTTCATTACAGTGATATTTGCAAATCAGAATTAAGACAATCAGATCGAAGAGCAGCCATGTGTattgagaatatttttttgaaaactaaaaaattgcaaatgaagattcttttggggaaatcacaaatagctttgagaaaatgtaagggaaacaacaggaatttgATGGCTGGTCACTTAAAGCAAGAAGGTGCACTAGAAAGACTAGTTCATCTAGATGAAGGCTACAAATTCTTAAGAGCTCTACGTGGTTCACCTCCTTATTTTGAGCGGgccaaaaaagatatttttgcaatgattagacAACTTGGACCTGCtactttattttgtagtttttcatcaGCTGAAACAAAGTGGATACACCTCCTTAGAATACTTGTCAAGCTTGTTGATGCTAAAGAATATTCAGATTCTGAATTAGAGAATTTGAACTGGGAGGAAAAGTCTAGGCTTATCCAGAGTgacccagtaacttgtgcacgggcattttga